The following nucleotide sequence is from Thermostaphylospora chromogena.
TCGGCGGCCTCCGTCCGTGCGCGCCCACCAGTCGCGGAAGGACTCGGCGGGGATGTCGGGGATGTCGCGGGTGTCGGTCCACGCGGCCAGCGGGCCGGGCAGCCGCCGGGGTATCAGCCGGCGGAACCTGCTCGCCAGGCGTTGCGCGCGGGTCAGCCGCGCGGGGCTGTTCAGCACCCATCCGGCGGCGCGCATGCTCATCCGTTCGGCGCGGGCGTGGCGGGCCTTGGCCCGCAGGTGGACCAGCACCTCGGGAATGTCGATGGCGACCGGGCAGGCGTCCAGGCAGGCCCCGCACAGGCTGGACGCGTACGGCAGGGAGCGGTCGATCTCTGCGCCCATGCCGCGCAGCTGCGGGGTGAGGATGGCGCCGATCGGCCCCGGATAGACCGAGCCGTAGGCGTGCCCGCCGACCCGCTCGTAGACGGGGCAGACGTTCAGGCAGGCCGAGCAGCGGATGCAGCGCAGCGCCTGCCTGCCCACCTCGTCGGCGAGCACCCGGGTGCGCCCGTTGTCCAGCAGCACCAGGTGGAACTCCTGGCCTTCGACCGCGCCGGTCCAGGTGGAGGTGTAGGGGTTCATCCGCTCGCCGGTGGAGCTGCGCGGCAGCAGCTGCAGGAACACCTCCAGGTCGCGCCAGGTGGGCACCAGCTTCTCGATGCCGACCACGCTGATGAGGGTCTTCGGGAGGGTCAGGCACATGCGGCCGTTGCCCTCCGACTCCAGCACGACCAGGCTGCCGGTCTCGGCGACCATGAAGTTCGCCCCGCTGATCGCGACCTTGGTCGCCAGGAAGCGTTCACGCAGGTGCAGCCGGGCGGCTTCGGCC
It contains:
- a CDS encoding lactate utilization protein B, which translates into the protein MSGTFLGMPAFPANAARAVQNSQLRFNLRKATRTIRGKRAGVVGELPDWAELRAAGKAIKDHTLRNLDTYLVQMEEAVRAAGGHVHWAADAAEANRIVTDLVKATGETSVVKVKSMATQEIGLNEALAAHGITAYETDLAELIVQLGDDRPSHILVPAIHRNRSEIREIFLAKMAEWGRPAPRDITDDPAALAEAARLHLRERFLATKVAISGANFMVAETGSLVVLESEGNGRMCLTLPKTLISVVGIEKLVPTWRDLEVFLQLLPRSSTGERMNPYTSTWTGAVEGQEFHLVLLDNGRTRVLADEVGRQALRCIRCSACLNVCPVYERVGGHAYGSVYPGPIGAILTPQLRGMGAEIDRSLPYASSLCGACLDACPVAIDIPEVLVHLRAKARHARAERMSMRAAGWVLNSPARLTRAQRLASRFRRLIPRRLPGPLAAWTDTRDIPDIPAESFRDWWARTDGGRR